One Solanum pennellii chromosome 9, SPENNV200 DNA segment encodes these proteins:
- the LOC107031746 gene encoding nicotinamide adenine dinucleotide transporter 1, chloroplastic, with protein sequence MTLQACEGDLAMAADRPTPKGVLCNAGAGAAAGVIAATFVCPLDVIKTRLQVHGLPKLGNANVRGSLIVGNLEHIFQKEGLRGMYRGLSPTVLALLPNWAVYFTIYDQLKRFLGSDDGSHQLTIGANMLAASGAGAATTIATNPLWVVKTRLQTQGMRTGFEPYRGTLSALRRIAYEEGIRGLYSGLVPALAGVSHVAIQFPTYEKIKIYLAKRANTSTDKLGAPDVAVASSVSKIFASTLTYPHEVVRSRLQEQGRHSEKRYSGVVDCIKKVFHQEGIAGFYRGCATNLIRTTPAAVITFTSFEMIHRFLVTMFPPDPHPHTL encoded by the exons ATGACACTTCAAGCGTGCGAAGGAG ATTTAGCAATGGCTGCTGATAGACCTACTCCCAAAGGGGTACTTTGTAATGCTGGTGCTGGTGCCGCTGCTG GAGTAATTGCTGCTACTTTTGTGTGCCCTTTAGATGTTATTAAGACTAGGCTGCAGGTTCATGGGCTGCCGAAGCTAGGAAATGCTAATGTTAGAG GTAGTCTTATAGTTGGGAATTTGGAgcatatatttcaaaaagaggGGTTGCGTGGAATGTACAGAGGGCTTTCCCCAACAGTGCTAGCATTACTTCCAAACTGGGCG GTGTATTTTACTATATATGATCAGCTGAAAAGATTTCTTGGCTCTGATG ATGGAAGTCATCAACTCACGATAGGTGCAAACATGTTAGCTGCTTCTGGTGCCGGAGCTGCAACCACAATTGCAACAAATCCTCTCTGGGTTGTGAAGACACGTCTTCAG ACTCAAGGAATGAGAACAGGCTTTGAGCCTTACAGGGGTACATTATCTGCTTTAAGGAGAATAGCATATGAAGAGGGTATTCGTGGGTTGTACAG CGGTCTGGTGCCTGCTTTGGCTGGTGTTAGTCATGTTGCTATCCAATTTCCAACTTATGAGAAAATTAAGATTTACTTGGCCAAGCGAG CTAACACTTCAACGGATAAACTTGGGGCCCCTGATGTTGCCGTTGCATCATCAGTCTCCAAAATATTTGCTTCTACATTGACATATCCACATGAG GTTGTACGTTCAAGGCTTCAAGAGCAGGGGCGCCATTCTGAAAAACGGTACTCTGGTGTAGTTGATTGCATTAAGAAAGTCTTTCATCAAGAAGGCATCGCTGGCTTTTACCGTGGTTGTGCAACCAACCTAATCCGAACTACCCCTGCAGCTGTTATCACATTTACCAGTTTTGAGATGATTCACCGCTTCCTTGTAACCATGTTCCCCCCTGATCCTCATCCTCACACATTGTAG